A part of Bacillus rossius redtenbacheri isolate Brsri chromosome 1, Brsri_v3, whole genome shotgun sequence genomic DNA contains:
- the LOC134534496 gene encoding divergent protein kinase domain 2A-like isoform X2 — MLRRLLRKAPRMTWRLLALLLVTCAVLGWWFAGYLLVAPGAGELTEVHKCPSCYGVTACPAFMLGQVELTGASRLVRLLDLVGGRNVMFATHGDRRVVLKRLGNRRELAELDARICREMGRRPGCRVGDAMWKVKDVRSLIASLLDMPDVSPNSSDSYRSLHLCPSTTNVDLFLEKIFLRYRAIGREILYTNIWTMLLINPEPIILQVLPAEEGWPVPRYLGACGRIAVQEYAGDMLTSHHGAPWLSRASMAYQLLSAAEQFTSGHPHFRFYLTDVSPDNIAVDPAGVVRFVDLENVVVLDKAAGVNGELKMWDRRHTSEHIECEGCFAFSVQDLCSHHVSDHNFYAVCQELLLPAGASPGVMPGGLLHDVPPHVLASHPQLPRLIEHCARPPPHLDRATAAHNLARLLANITAQS, encoded by the exons ATGCTGAGGCGCTTGCTCCGGAAGGCTCCGAGGATGACGTGGAGGCTGCTTGCACTGCTGCTGGTGACGTGTGCCGTGCTGGGCTGGTGGTTCGCCGGGTACCTGCTGGTGGCGCCCGGCGCGGGGGAGCTGACCGAGGTGCACAAGTGCCCCAGCTGCTACGGGGTCACGGCGTGCCCCGCGTTCATGCTGGGGCAGGTGGAGCTGACGGGCGCGAGCCGGCTCGTGAGGCTCCTGGACCTCGTCGGGGGCAGGAACGTGATGTTCGCCACGCACGGGGACCGGCGGGTGGTGCTCAAGCGCCTGGGCAACCGCCGCGAGCTGGCCGAGCTGGACGCGAGGATCTGCCGCGAGATGGGGCGTCGGCCGGGTTGTCGCGTGGGCGACGCCATGTGGAAGGTCAAGGACGTCCGCTCCCTCATCGCAAGCCTTCTGGACATGCCGGACGTCAGCCCTAATTCGAGCGACTCTTACAGGAGTCTTCACCTGTGTCCGTCGACCACCAACGTAGACCTGTTCCTCGAGAAGATATTCCTTCGTTACCGAGCCATCGGAAGAGAGATTCTGTACACAAATATTTGGACAATGTTGTTGATCAATCCGGAACCTATTATTTTGCAG GTGCTGCCGGCGGAGGAGGGCTGGCCAGTGCCCCGGTACCTCGGAGCCTGCGGCCGGATCGCGGTCCAGGAGTATGCTGGGGATATGCTGACGAGCCACCACGGGGCCCCGTGGCTCAGCCGGGCTAGCATGGCGTACCAGCTGCTCTCCGCGGCCGAGCAGTTCACGTCCGGCCACCCGCACTTCCGCTTCTACCTCACGGACGTGTCCCCGGACAACATCGCCGTCGACCCCGCGGGGGTCGTCCGGTTCGTCGACCTGGAGAACGTCGTGGTCCTTGACAAGGCGGCTGGCGTGAACG GGGAACTAAAGATGTGGGATCGACGCCACACGAGCGAACACATAGAATGCGAAGGCTGCTTTGCATTTTCAGTTCAAGATCTGTGCAGCCACCATGTGAGCGACCACAACTTCTACGCGGTGTGCCAG GAGCTGCTGCTGCCGGCAGGAGCGTCCCCCGGCGTGATGCCCGGGGGCCTGCTGCATGATGTGCCCCCACACGTACTCGCCAGCCACCCGCAGCTGCCTCGGCTGATAGAGCACTGCGCCCGGCCCCCACCGCACCTCGACAGAGCGACGGCCGCCCACAACCTGGCACGCCTGCTCGCCAACATCACCGCGCAGTCGTAA
- the LOC134534496 gene encoding divergent protein kinase domain 2A-like isoform X1 translates to MAKCLLSWCYIRGMLRRLLRKAPRMTWRLLALLLVTCAVLGWWFAGYLLVAPGAGELTEVHKCPSCYGVTACPAFMLGQVELTGASRLVRLLDLVGGRNVMFATHGDRRVVLKRLGNRRELAELDARICREMGRRPGCRVGDAMWKVKDVRSLIASLLDMPDVSPNSSDSYRSLHLCPSTTNVDLFLEKIFLRYRAIGREILYTNIWTMLLINPEPIILQVLPAEEGWPVPRYLGACGRIAVQEYAGDMLTSHHGAPWLSRASMAYQLLSAAEQFTSGHPHFRFYLTDVSPDNIAVDPAGVVRFVDLENVVVLDKAAGVNGELKMWDRRHTSEHIECEGCFAFSVQDLCSHHVSDHNFYAVCQELLLPAGASPGVMPGGLLHDVPPHVLASHPQLPRLIEHCARPPPHLDRATAAHNLARLLANITAQS, encoded by the exons GTCATGGTGCTACATACGCGGCATGCTGAGGCGCTTGCTCCGGAAGGCTCCGAGGATGACGTGGAGGCTGCTTGCACTGCTGCTGGTGACGTGTGCCGTGCTGGGCTGGTGGTTCGCCGGGTACCTGCTGGTGGCGCCCGGCGCGGGGGAGCTGACCGAGGTGCACAAGTGCCCCAGCTGCTACGGGGTCACGGCGTGCCCCGCGTTCATGCTGGGGCAGGTGGAGCTGACGGGCGCGAGCCGGCTCGTGAGGCTCCTGGACCTCGTCGGGGGCAGGAACGTGATGTTCGCCACGCACGGGGACCGGCGGGTGGTGCTCAAGCGCCTGGGCAACCGCCGCGAGCTGGCCGAGCTGGACGCGAGGATCTGCCGCGAGATGGGGCGTCGGCCGGGTTGTCGCGTGGGCGACGCCATGTGGAAGGTCAAGGACGTCCGCTCCCTCATCGCAAGCCTTCTGGACATGCCGGACGTCAGCCCTAATTCGAGCGACTCTTACAGGAGTCTTCACCTGTGTCCGTCGACCACCAACGTAGACCTGTTCCTCGAGAAGATATTCCTTCGTTACCGAGCCATCGGAAGAGAGATTCTGTACACAAATATTTGGACAATGTTGTTGATCAATCCGGAACCTATTATTTTGCAG GTGCTGCCGGCGGAGGAGGGCTGGCCAGTGCCCCGGTACCTCGGAGCCTGCGGCCGGATCGCGGTCCAGGAGTATGCTGGGGATATGCTGACGAGCCACCACGGGGCCCCGTGGCTCAGCCGGGCTAGCATGGCGTACCAGCTGCTCTCCGCGGCCGAGCAGTTCACGTCCGGCCACCCGCACTTCCGCTTCTACCTCACGGACGTGTCCCCGGACAACATCGCCGTCGACCCCGCGGGGGTCGTCCGGTTCGTCGACCTGGAGAACGTCGTGGTCCTTGACAAGGCGGCTGGCGTGAACG GGGAACTAAAGATGTGGGATCGACGCCACACGAGCGAACACATAGAATGCGAAGGCTGCTTTGCATTTTCAGTTCAAGATCTGTGCAGCCACCATGTGAGCGACCACAACTTCTACGCGGTGTGCCAG GAGCTGCTGCTGCCGGCAGGAGCGTCCCCCGGCGTGATGCCCGGGGGCCTGCTGCATGATGTGCCCCCACACGTACTCGCCAGCCACCCGCAGCTGCCTCGGCTGATAGAGCACTGCGCCCGGCCCCCACCGCACCTCGACAGAGCGACGGCCGCCCACAACCTGGCACGCCTGCTCGCCAACATCACCGCGCAGTCGTAA